Part of the Pyricularia oryzae 70-15 chromosome 3, whole genome shotgun sequence genome, TTCAATTCGCAACCATGGCAAAAAGCAAGCCGGCCTCTGGGCCCAGTTCCAGACCCCAAAGAACGCAAAATCCATACCTGTTGCTTTACAACTCGgcctcttttcttctctggTCCTACATCCTGGTCACGGCGTTCACCACATACCTCTCCGCCGGCAATGCCGCCGTCTGGAACCGCCTGCATCTGGCCGTGAGATGGACCGAGACACTGGCGGCACTCGAGATCGCGCACGCCATTTTCGGCCTTGTACGTGCCTCGCCCCTGACGACGGCGGTGCAGGTCGCTGGCCGTAATACCCTCGTCTGGGCCATCTGCCGCAACTACCCCGACGTCGCGGCCGCCAACTGGGCATACACCTCCATGGTCATTGCTTGGTCGGTGGCTGATGTGGTGCGTTTTGTGTACTTTGCCCTGGATGGGGTTTTTGGTCAGGTCCCTGGGTGGTTGGTCTGGTTGAGGTTAGTGTACCCGGGGTTCTCTTGGTCTTTTCATGAAGGGTCACTGCTGGCAATGATTGATATGCTTGCTTATGACTGATGCGAGATGATTGGAGTATAGGTACAACATGTTCATTGTTCTGTATCCGCCTGGTATACTGTCGGAAGCCTGGCTATGCTACAAAATCATCGAGCCGTCCAAGTCTAGGAACCCTATGTACCAGTACCTTCTCTGGACCGGGATCACATTCTATGTCCCTGGTATGTCATCCACCCTACCTGACAAGCAGGATATGTTGTATATCAAACACTAACAGAATTGGAAATTAGCGTCATACGTTCTCTTCAGTCATATGTTCTCTCAGAGACGCAAGATGGCGCAGAAGAATGCTGTCACTGCGAAACCACAGG contains:
- a CDS encoding tyrosine phosphatase — its product is MAKSKPASGPSSRPQRTQNPYLLLYNSASFLLWSYILVTAFTTYLSAGNAAVWNRLHLAVRWTETLAALEIAHAIFGLVRASPLTTAVQVAGRNTLVWAICRNYPDVAAANWAYTSMVIAWSVADVVRFVYFALDGVFGQVPGWLVWLRYNMFIVLYPPGILSEAWLCYKIIEPSKSRNPMYQYLLWTGITFYVPASYVLFSHMFSQRRKMAQKNAVTAKPQGKQQ